From Sardina pilchardus chromosome 9, fSarPil1.1, whole genome shotgun sequence, a single genomic window includes:
- the tubb1 gene encoding tubulin beta-1 chain isoform X3: MREIVHLQIGQCGNQIGSKFWEVISEEHGINNVGLYEGDCPLQLERLNVYFNEAHGGKYVPRAVLVDLEPGTMDSVRGSRIGQLFRPDSFIHGNSGAGNNWAKGHYTEGAELVEQVVDRVRTDSESCDCLQGFQIVHSLGGGTGSGMGTLVINKIREEFPDRIMNSFSVMPSPKVSDTVVEPYNATLSIHQLIESTDETFCIDNEALYDICFRTLKLTTPTYGDLNHLVSLTMSGVTTSLRFPGQLNADLRKLAVNMVPFPRLHFFMPGFAPLTSRGSQQYRALTVPELTQQMFDARNMMTACDPRHGRYLTVAGMFRGRMSTKEVDEQMLAMQQKNSAYFVDWIPHNVKVAVCDIPPRGLKMASTFIGNNTAIQEIFRRVGEQFCLMFRRKAFLHWYTGEGMDEAEFSEAENNLNDLVAEYQQYQDASAEEAEWGGDDDAEEEPAANASASVARSKVVVTETVVETTETVVDE, from the exons ATGCGTGAGATAGTTCACCTGCAGATCGGACAGTGTGGAAACCAGATTGGCTCTAAG ttcTGGGAGGTGATCAGTGAAGAGCATGGCATCAACAATGTGGGACTCTATGAGGGAGACTGTCCCCTTCAGCTGGAGAGACTCAACGTCTACTTCAACGAAGCAcacg ggggtaAATACGTCCCCAGAGCCGTGCTGGTTGATCTGGAGCCTGGTACCATGGACAGCGTCAGGGGCAGCAGGATAGGACAGCTCTTCAGACCCGACAGCTTCATACatg gtaactCGGGCGCGg GTAATAACTGGGCGAAGGGTCACTATACGGAGGGAGCGGAGCTGGTGGAGCAGGTGGTGGACCGCGTGCGCACGGACAGCGAGAGCTGCGACTGCCTGCAGGGCTTCCAGATCGTCCACTCACTGGGCGGCGGCACCGGCTCCGGGATGGGCACCCTCGTCATCAACAAGATCCGCGAGGAGTTCCCCGACCGCATCATGAACAGCTTCAGCGTCATGCCCTcgcccaag gtgtcgGACACGGTGGTGGAGCCCTACAACGCCACGCTCTCCATCCACCAGCTGATCGAGAGCACGGACGAGACGTTCTGCATCGATAACGAGGCGCTCTACGACATCTGCTTCCGCACGCTGAAGCTCACCACGCCCACCTACGGCGACCTCAACCACCTCGTCTCGCTCACCATGAGCGGCGTCACCACCTCGCTaag GTTTCCGGGGCAACTGAACGCCGACCTGCGCAAGCTGGCGGTGAACATGGTGCCGTTCCCGCGGCTGCACTTCTTCATGCCGGGCTTCGCCCCCctgaccagcagggggagccagCAGTACCGCGCGCTCACCGTGCCCGAGCTCACCCAGCAGATGTTCGACGCGCGCAACATGATGACGGCCTGCGACCCGCGCCACGGCCGGTACCTCACCGTGGCCGGAATGTTCCGCGGACGCATGTCCACCAAGgag GTGGACGAGCAGATGCTGGCGATGCAGCAGAAGAACAGCGCCTACTTCGTGGACTGGATCCCGCACAACGTGAAGGTGGCGGTGTGCGACATCCCGCCGCGCGGGCTCAAGATGGCGTCCACCTTCATCGGCAACAACACGGCCATCCAGGAGATCTTCCGGCGCGTGGGCGAGCAGTTCTGCCTCATGTTCCGCCGCAAGGCCTTCCTGCACTGGTACACGGGCGAGGGCATGGACGAGGCCGAGTTCTCCGAGGCCGAGAACAACCTCAACGACCTGGTGGCCGAGTACCAGCAGTACCAGGACGCCAGCGCCGAGGAGGCCGAGTGGGGCGGAGACGACGACGCCGAGGAGGAACCGGCCGCCAACGCCAGCGCCAGCGTCGCAAGGTCAAAGGTCGTCGTGACGGAGACGGTGGTGGAGACGACAGAGACGGTGGTGGACGAGTGA
- the tubb1 gene encoding tubulin beta-1 chain isoform X1, with product MREIVHLQIGQCGNQIGSKFWEVISEEHGINNVGLYEGDCPLQLERLNVYFNEAHGGKYVPRAVLVDLEPGTMDSVRGSRIGQLFRPDSFIHGNSGAGNNWAKGHYTEGAELVEQVVDRVRTDSESCDCLQGFQIVHSLGGGTGSGMGTLVINKIREEFPDRIMNSFSVMPSPKVSDTVVEPYNATLSIHQLIESTDETFCIDNEALYDICFRTLKLTTPTYGDLNHLVSLTMSGVTTSLRFPGQLNADLRKLAVNMVPFPRLHFFMPGFAPLTSRGSQQYRALTVPELTQQMFDARNMMTACDPRHGRYLTVAGMFRGRMSTKEVDEQMLAMQQKNSAYFVDWIPHNVKVAVCDIPPRGLKMASTFIGNNTAIQEIFRRVGEQFCLMFRRKAFLHWYTGEGMDEAEFSEAENNLNDLVAEYQQYQDASAEEAEWGGDDDAEEEPAANASASVARSKVVVTETVVETTETVVDE from the exons ATGCGTGAGATAGTTCACCTGCAGATCGGACAGTGTGGAAACCAGATTGGCTCTAAG ttcTGGGAGGTGATCAGTGAAGAGCATGGCATCAACAATGTGGGACTCTATGAGGGAGACTGTCCCCTTCAGCTGGAGAGACTCAACGTCTACTTCAACGAAGCAcacg ggggtaAATACGTCCCCAGAGCCGTGCTGGTTGATCTGGAGCCTGGTACCATGGACAGCGTCAGGGGCAGCAGGATAGGACAGCTCTTCAGACCCGACAGCTTCATACatg gtaactCGGGCGCAGGTAATAACTGGGCGAAGGGTCACTATACGGAGGGAGCGGAGCTGGTGGAGCAGGTGGTGGACCGCGTGCGCACGGACAGCGAGAGCTGCGACTGCCTGCAGGGCTTCCAGATCGTCCACTCACTGGGCGGCGGCACCGGCTCCGGGATGGGCACCCTCGTCATCAACAAGATCCGCGAGGAGTTCCCCGACCGCATCATGAACAGCTTCAGCGTCATGCCCTcgcccaag gtgtcgGACACGGTGGTGGAGCCCTACAACGCCACGCTCTCCATCCACCAGCTGATCGAGAGCACGGACGAGACGTTCTGCATCGATAACGAGGCGCTCTACGACATCTGCTTCCGCACGCTGAAGCTCACCACGCCCACCTACGGCGACCTCAACCACCTCGTCTCGCTCACCATGAGCGGCGTCACCACCTCGCTaag GTTTCCGGGGCAACTGAACGCCGACCTGCGCAAGCTGGCGGTGAACATGGTGCCGTTCCCGCGGCTGCACTTCTTCATGCCGGGCTTCGCCCCCctgaccagcagggggagccagCAGTACCGCGCGCTCACCGTGCCCGAGCTCACCCAGCAGATGTTCGACGCGCGCAACATGATGACGGCCTGCGACCCGCGCCACGGCCGGTACCTCACCGTGGCCGGAATGTTCCGCGGACGCATGTCCACCAAGgag GTGGACGAGCAGATGCTGGCGATGCAGCAGAAGAACAGCGCCTACTTCGTGGACTGGATCCCGCACAACGTGAAGGTGGCGGTGTGCGACATCCCGCCGCGCGGGCTCAAGATGGCGTCCACCTTCATCGGCAACAACACGGCCATCCAGGAGATCTTCCGGCGCGTGGGCGAGCAGTTCTGCCTCATGTTCCGCCGCAAGGCCTTCCTGCACTGGTACACGGGCGAGGGCATGGACGAGGCCGAGTTCTCCGAGGCCGAGAACAACCTCAACGACCTGGTGGCCGAGTACCAGCAGTACCAGGACGCCAGCGCCGAGGAGGCCGAGTGGGGCGGAGACGACGACGCCGAGGAGGAACCGGCCGCCAACGCCAGCGCCAGCGTCGCAAGGTCAAAGGTCGTCGTGACGGAGACGGTGGTGGAGACGACAGAGACGGTGGTGGACGAGTGA
- the atp5f1e gene encoding ATP synthase subunit epsilon, mitochondrial, whose translation MVAYWRQAGLSYIRFSAICAQVVREALKPQFKALAMRNAEANVKVVKRKTT comes from the exons ATGGTTGCCTACTGGAGACAAGCGGGCTTGAG CTATATCCGCTTCTCGGCCATCTGCGCGCAGGTGGTGCGCGAGGCGCTGAAGCCGCAGTTCAAAGCGCTCGCGATGAGGAACGCGGAGGCGAACGTGAAGGTGGTCAAGCGCAAAACCACCTGA